The genomic DNA TTTCATCAACTGTTACCCTCCATGTTCTTGCTGTTGATCAAGTTGAAGAACAATCCATTCAAAATGAAGCCATTATTCCTGAATCACCACAACACTCTACTGGCACTGAAATTCTAGAGCAATCAGAGTTTATTTTTATCCCCTATCAATGATAATACACATAAAACTTGAATTCGTCATAAGACTATAATTTTTGAAGATGTAGAGCTAAATATTGATGGTATGGCTGTTTCTGAAGCAGTTGGATCACATACTGCTCCAATTCCTGACTCGATCTTAAATGTTGATGCTGAAGATGAAGTAGCACAGGTATTCAAGAAACCAGTTGCTGATGATGTATATGTTCATGGAAGTGAGCCCGAAGATGGTGAAGAATTTGATATGTCCAACATCATTATGATATTAGATCCTGATGATCTTTATGAAATATTCTTTCCTAAAGCTTTGTCTGAAAGAGAAAAGAAGATGAAAATGGTTGAAATGGATGCTATAAACACCAAGTAGTTCTTTGATGAGGAATGGATTACTAAATGAAAGGATCCCCATTATCCTATCTTTGTTACTCATGCTTCTTAACACTTGGCGACAGCTGAGAAGCAAACTTTAAATCCTAATATTATTATTCATCTTAAAGCTTCACCTTTAATGGTCAAGTTCATTCAGTCAACTCAGACAACAACCAACTCACAAATAGATCAACTCAATGATGCATTCTTTGAAGCTAAATTCAAATCTGATCTTGAGAGGAAAAAGCAGTTAAAGCCTATCATTTCCAGACAAGACAGAATGAAGCCAATTAGGCTAAGTTGGAATCTACTCAACAGAAGATGTCTGGGCAGTTGGATGAGGTACAACAGTCCATGGAGCTGATTATTTCCCTtctacttggtgatgatgccaaaaagggagaGAAAATTTCTAAATCTAAATTCAAACAGCTCCagctaaaagctgatgaaaggGATGATTCCGAAAATGGATAATAACTATCCATTGATACACAATAATCCTTAACATGTTCAGACTTAACTTTCTCCCTGTTCCTGGCAATGTCACAGAAATATTCAATGTCTTGAATTCCTATGATCTTGTTGGTAGCATTTCTCGATTCTTTCCATTTAGCAATAACATTTTGTTCACGTTCAAGCTGATTTTTAAAGGTTTCTTCCCTCTTTAACACATCAAGCAAGTCATCTTTAACTACCAGATAATCTCTTTTTAATTTGATAAGATCATGTAATTGAGTTTCTAACTGAGTTTTTTTCTCAGCAAGTAAAGAGTTAGATTCTTTAACTCTGACATTTTCtttcactacgccataagtggccTGATGTAATGCCTTTCTACTGTTATAATAGGCCAAAAAAGCATTACAATAGGGCTATTTTAACACTAAGGGGCACTGCACTTGCGAGCATTAAATCAGGCCCCCTATTGTAACACTTTAGCTATCTATTGTAACAGGAAGAAAAGTACAATATACCCCTAATGTAACACTGTATTTCCAATTGTAACGAATTATAGATATTACATTAGGTTGGAATGATTTTACAGAAGTGGGACTCATTATGGGACCCACATAAACTAATGTAACACTCTATTTTATGTATTATAACATTAATTTATTTTAACTATACAACAGTAGTTTTTTTAATGTAATCCTTTAATATCTAAATATATTAAACTAAATAAGCTAATGTAACAGCTAATtgtattaaatttaaaatatatgaAAGGTTCAAGCAACAATCCCATACACAACATAACCAAAACATACTCCAAAATGCTAAATATATATATCCAAATGAATACACGATAATCACCTAAACATACTCGATCAACATTGATACCAAAGTACAGGAGAACAAAAGTAACCATGTATAATATTGTTAGATTCTAAGTTAATTTCACTAGGAAATTGTTGTTGATGTTGTTGTAGAGGGAATGAAGATGTCCTGTATATAAATTTTGACTCTGAAACATGGACAAGAGAAAGAGATGTGGTTCGAAAGACCATCTTTTACTTTCTTGGCCGCTTTTTGTTAGATATTTGCCTCGGGGAACAGGAGATATACTTTCATTTGTCTTTGTACTTCAAACATGTAACTATATAAGAAGAGGCATGCCAAACTACACCTACTATCCTGTGAAGAAACAAAATAGAGCTGATCGTGAGAAAATAAAAAGAAGTAAAAGCTGAATGACCTAAATAAATAATTTACTACATGCTCTGTCTTTTGAGATAACATGGTGAATATGCTCTAtccaaaataaaaataaaataatatcaaaggAATAATAAATATGTGAAAATCAGTAATCTAGCAGGACTCGCACCTGATACATAAGTGTACATTAAAAGTACTACTTCGAACTATCAAGATCAGAACAACCAAAGCATATTAAGGACGAGCGGTACCTTCATCCGAGAGATTGTTCTTGGTAATTGTATGGAAACACCAAAATCAGTAATCTAGCAGAATAATATAGTGACATGCGAAATAAGTAAAGTAGCACTGGGAGTTGTATTATCAACAACATAAATGCATTTATCATAAGTGTTGATGCTCAAGAAAGGCTAATACAGACTTTTTTCTAAAACATAGATTTAGCTTAACATCACCATTCTCCGTCAATAAAATATAATCAGCTGGAAAATAAAATAAAGATGCTGTCAATAAACACTTTGGTGTAAATTTCAGGAAGGAAAAAATGGTTGTTTCTTCTTAACCAAAAGAATCATCAAAACTGGCTTAGAATTAGTTACAGAAATCTAAGAATAGATACATGTCATCTTTCATATATTCCTATACAAAACTGGCTTATTATCCTAGACTCTTAGCTATCAACTGAGATACGTTGGACAGGCCGACTTAGAATTCACTGCTGCCTCTTACTGGAGATCGAGTACTAGTGATAATCTTCGCCAGAATACTACTGATGTTCAAATATAGAAAAATGAGAATTCTAACCTTCAATATCTCTGTAAAATTTCCCTTCATTATGAAGATATTCAGCGGCATAGAGCAAGTCCCGCAAAATGCAAGCCATGAACATTTCATCTAATGGATGATTTGGCTGAATCTGCACAAGAAACATTTGTAGTAGAAGGTGGTTAGCATTACATCTTGTGCTCATACGATAACATATCTCCGAGTACAAAATTAAGCAATAACAGAACAACAAAGTCTGTATACAAATTAAAAACCCTGCTATAATAAAAAATTCAAAAGTTCACAAGGACCCTTAAATAAGAAATCTCAAATATAACATAAAAACAATTAAATACAAAGCCAAAAATTAGGAAAAACTGAAAATATCCAAGTTTTTAAATCGCTTTCTGTCTGATGGTAAAGaagtaaatataaattataatagCAAGGAATCAGGTCACTAGAAGCTCCATTTATCAGGCAAGGCATTAAACATGGTTTTCTTATGCGCCAATTTAAATATATCTTAAATGTACTTTTTAAAAATTTGGCCGTGTTACAACAGTTTAGAGTTGATAAATTGAACATCAGAAGAAACAACAGTAAAACCTACTGAATCAGCAACTGAGCCACCAGCCATGTATTCTATTATTATCCAtactttaggttgctgagataaGATCCGTATTACTCTATAATATAAGGAGACCGCCATTGTGACAAAACTGTAATTTTATGAAAAATGTACATTTTAGTAAGAGTCAACGTAAGAGTTCATCTAATTTGGGATTCCATGTAAGATAGATATACCTTCTAGATGTCTCCAATTTCATCCTCTCTGTAGAAATATAAAGACAAACATCAGGGTTCATAAAATAACAAATGAGACTGAGACAAGTTAAAGGTTATGCTACCTTAAAATTTCTTGACAAATACAATCACATAAACAAGAAAAAAGAACTCATAAGGAAGAAAATATATTTATGGATGTAATCAAATATGCAGTATTTATAGACAAACAAacaaaaaaacaaacaaaaacattCATCATAAAAGAAAATTCAACATTCTTGAAATATACAGTATTCTACAATATAGATTAAAATATGTGAAACAACAattctgaaatctatcatagcAACACTATTATATTTAGCATATATAACACTATTCTTGAAAGGTAAAGTGATTCGTAAAATAATAGTAAGGACATGCATTTGTTTTTTAGAAGCATTAGGATTTAAGAGTATTGAACAAAATTAAACACATAAAGATATAATCATATAAACTCAGTGGAAGATTTTTACCTTAATGAAAGCTTTAAACCCCTGAAACACTTCAATCCCCTGAAACACTTTAATCCCCTCAAAAACTTTAATCCCCTGAAATACAAGATATAAACTGTTAGTAAAACAGTTTATACAAGATATACAACTAAATACAAGAGTAAAAAATGAAAATTCAAGATGTATTACCACTTAACAGAAGAAACCCCAAATCGAAGAACCCTAATTACCTGCAACAGAAAAACTAATGTGTTAGTAACTAAATCGAAGAAAGTGTGTGTTTGTGTATTAAAGTACCTAATCCAAGCTTGAATCCACATTTGAATCGAAGAAGAAAGCGGGtcaagagagaaagagagatgtGTGGGtcgagagagaaagagagatgtCTGCAGGtttgtgtgtttgtgtgtttttGACTTATTCTATTTTCAGTTGGGGGAAAACTACCGCCCAGACATTTTCACCTTGGGAATTACAAtttcattttatattttatttataaattaactgattatttatttatatagggaaaatatattttttttatttttatatttttttttgaaataaaatgtaATAGTTTTAAGAgaatttataatattaaatataatattttatagtATTGATTAATCCAGAATAGAATGTTAAATGTAATTTTATGATAATATAtttactttatttttaaaaaataaaaataataccTATTGTAACACTACATGCTAGTGTTACATGTTGTGTAACACTGTCACATTCATGTAACACTAGGTTAACGGTTATTGTAACACCAATTTTGCGGTGTTATAATAGATCTCAGATTTTTGAGCTACCGCAATGAAGTGCTTGTAACGCTTTTGAAAAAGCATTGCAGTAGCCCACTTATGACGTAGCGTTTGGTTATCACACCACTAGTGACTAATAAAACCAAGAATTACAAACACATTGTCAATTTGGCAAGAAATGGAACGGGGATTTTTAATGTTCGAACACAAAAATGGAAACAAATTGAATCCAAATCCCCTCTACttagaaattattatttttattaatacaTTATCTTTATCTTCTATCTCAtatcactacgccatagatggcctgaTGCAATGGTTTTTGCAAAGCGTTACAAGCATTTTGTTACAATAGCTAAGAAATTCTTATGCTATTGTAACAGTACTGGTTTGGTGTTACAATAGCTATTAAGCTAGTGTTGCATGAGAGTTACGATTTTGCACAACATGTAACACCAGCACCTACTGTTACAATAGATATTTTttactttttaaaaatattaaagtgAAAATATAATACTTTTTTTAATTTTAACCTATATATTCCAggtttaattaataatttaataatataatatataatatattataaagtATAAAGTTTATTTATACGTAAATACAaagtttaattttataattttttatttaataaataatattatgttaaaaataataatataataattaaaatataaaatatgaaaaTAAACAAATTACTAAGTGAATTATTGGGCGGTAGATTTCCCCCATAGAAACACACCGACTAAATACACCCTCCTCCTCTTCTCATCTCACTCCATTCTCTCCCTCCCCCTCCTCCTCTTCTCGCTTATCTCATATCCTCTATACTTATCTCTTCTCGCTTAACGGTGATGCCCCTATGCTTAAACGAACTCACAATCGCTGTATTGTGCATCTTGATCTTTTTTCGCTTTATTTGATTTTACTGATATTTAGGATTTCAAATTGGGTAATTGAAGATATTATTTGATTTTGTCATCGGATCTGTACAACTTATGGGTATGTATTATTCCCGTTTAATATGTATTGGGTAATTGAAGATATGTATTTGATTTTGTCAtcatatttttagggtttatgtgaTATCGGATCTGTACAATGCAAAGTATAAAGGACAAGATAAGCTTCTGGTGATTGTGTGGGTGGTAGCTCGGGTAAGCTATTAACACTAAATTTTGTGCAACTTATAAGTTCTTCTGCATATGTATGCTAAATATAAATACTTATCTTATTTAGGCCTGTCAAATAGACCTCGCGGTAGGGTGGGAAACAAGGCTCTAATCCACAAACAAGGGACTTGGTTTTACAGTTAGTGGAAAGGTATGTTCACACCAACAAATGGTATATTAATTCTTGACTTTCTTGATCTTTTTTCAATTAAAAATCTGTTCTTTATGTAATTAGCTTGTAAATTTGTTGTTTTTAACTAATGGGTAATTCAAGAAAttagtttatgtttttattctgtGAATTTAGGTAAGTTTAATGAATGGGTTTGGTGATAATTAAAGAATTAAGTTGTATGAGAATTTGTGGGGTAGTGATATCAAAATTGGGATTAATTAGCTCTTATGTGTGTTTTCAGGTGAGTTTATGAAGGTGGGATTGTTGGCACTCTATGGGATTTGTGTTGTGTGAAATATCGATGGTGATTTCTTTGAAGAAGTTAGTTTCGTGTGTCATTCTTGATTTAGATAGTACACTTCTTAACACAGGTAGAGATGTCGCAACTTGTCTAATTAGGAATCTGTTATTGGATTATTTGGTATTTTGCTTGAAGGGTTTGGCTTTAATGAAAAATATCAAATTGTTTGATATTCTAATGTTGTGTATTGTTTGTGTTTTGTGTTCAAGTAGAGAACATTTGGTTCTT from Apium graveolens cultivar Ventura chromosome 5, ASM990537v1, whole genome shotgun sequence includes the following:
- the LOC141661623 gene encoding uncharacterized protein LOC141661623 isoform X1; the protein is MKLETSRSFVTMAVSLYYRVIRILSQQPKVWIIIEYMAGGSVADSIQPNHPLDEMFMACILRDLLYAAEYLHNEGKFYRDIEDY
- the LOC141661623 gene encoding uncharacterized protein LOC141661623 isoform X2, producing the protein MKLETSRSFVTMAVSLYYRVIRILSQQPKVWIIIEYMAGGSVADSIQPNHPLDEMFMACILRDLLYAAEYLHNEGKFYRDIEG